Part of the Crossiella cryophila genome, GCGCTGGCCACCGGCCGGGACTACCTGGTGCCGATCCGGGTGGACCTGGGCGCGGTCGGCAAACTCGGCGCCGACGGCATCCCGCCGCTGCTGCGCGACCTGGTCCGCCGCTCCTCCCGGCGCAGCGCGGCCGGGCAACGCGGGGGCGCGCCTTCGGAAACCCCGCAGGCCCTGGCCAGGCGGCTGTCCGGACTCAGCCCGGAGGAACGCGACCGGCAGCTCACCAACCTGGTGCGCGGGCACGTCGCCGCCGTGCTGGGCTACACCTCCGCCGACGGGGTCCCGGCCGAGGGCGCCTTCGGCGATCTCGGCTTCGACTCGCTCAGCTCGGTGGAACTGCGCAACCGGATCAACAGCGCGACCGGGCTGCGCCTGCCCGCCACGCTGGTGTTCGACCACCCCACCCCGGCCGCGCTGGCCGGTCACCTGGGCCAGGAAATCGCCCCGGACGCGACGGAAACCACCCTCGATCCCGGCATCGAGCTGACCGCGCTGGAGGACGCCGTCCGGCAGCGCGCGCTCGGCGCGGACGAGGACGCGCGCGAGCTGCTCCGGCAGCGGTTGCGCGCCCTGCTCGGCACGCTCGGGGACAACCCGGGTCAGGACGTCGTGGCAGGTCTGCGGACCGCCTCGGCCGAGGAGTTGTACGCCTTCGTGGACCGAGAGCTGGGCAGCCCGTGAGCCGCCACCGCCTCCCGTCCGCCACCCAGCCCGAAGGATTGATCTGCCATGGCCGATGACCCCAAGCTCCTGGAGTACTTCCAGCGGGTGACCGCCGAACTCGCCCGCACCAGGGAACGCCTGCGGGAACTGGAGAACGCCGAAGAGGACCCGATCGCCGTGGTCGGCATGGGCTGCCGCTTCGGTGGCGGCGTGTCCTCGCCGGAGGAACTCTGGGACGTGCTGGCCGAGGGCCGGGACGTGATCACCGGGTTCCCGGCCGACCGGGGCTGGACCGAGGACCAGGTCTACCACCCGGAACCGGGCACCCCCGGCAAGTCCTACGTGCGTGAGGGCGGGTTCATCACCGGCTCCGCCGACTTCGACCCCGGCTTCTTCGGCATCTCCCCGCGCGAGGCACTCGGCATGGACCCGCAGCAGCGGGTGCTGATGGAGGTGGCCTGGCAGGCCGTCGCGGACACCGGGATCGACCCGGCCAGCCTGCGCGGCAGCCGCACCGGTGTCTTCGTCGGACTGTCCAATTCGGACTACACCGCCGCGGTCACCGAGGTGCCGCAGGAACTCATCGGCCAGTTCTCCATCGGCAACGCGCCCAGCGTCACCTCAGGGCGGCTGTCCTACTTCTTCGGCCTGGAAGGCCCGTCGATCACCGTCGACACCGCCTGCTCCTCCTCGCTGGTGACCATGCACCTGGCCGCCCAGGCCCTGCGCAACGGCGAATGCTCCCTCGCACTGGCCGGTGGCGTCACCATCCTGTCCAGTCCGCTGCTGTTCGTGGAGTTCTCCCAGCAGCGCGCACTCGCCCCGGACGGCCGGTGCAAACCCTTCTCCGCCACCGCCGACGGCACCTCCTGGGGTGAGGGCGCCGGACTCGTTGTGCTGGAACGGCTTTCCGACGCCCGGCGCAACGGCCACCAGGTGCTCGCCCTGCTGCGCGGCTCCGCGGTCAACTCCGACGGCACCTCCAGCGGGCTCACCGCCCCCAACGGCCCGGCCCAGCAACGCGTGATCACCGCCGCCCTGGCCGCCGCCAAACTCTCCGCCGCCGACGTGGACGTGGTGGAGACGCACGGCACCGGCACCGTGCTCGGCGACCCGATCGAAGCCGAGGCCCTGCAAGCCACCTACGGCCGCGCCCGCGGTGCGGACCGTCCACTGTTGCTGGGTGCGGTGAAGTCCAACCTCGGCCACACCCAGGCCGCCGCCGGCGTCGCGGGCGTGCTGAAGGTGCTGCTGGCCATGCGGCACGGCGTGCTGCCCAAAACCCTCAACGCCGGTGCGCCCAACCCCCGGGTGGACTGGGACGGCGCGGCCCTGGCCCTGCTCGACGAACCGCTGCCCTGGCCGGAGACCGGACGGCCGCGCCGCGCGGGCGTGTCCTCCTTCGGCGTCAGCGGCACCAACGCGCACGTCATCCTCGAACACGCCGAGTCCGAGCCACAAACCGTTGCGGCGGCTACCCGAACCCTGCCGCTGCTGCCCTGGATCATCTCGTCCAAGACGCCGGAATCGTTGCCAGTGCAGGCAGGTGCGCTGCTGGCGCACATCGAGCGCAGCAAGCCGGATCCCCTCGACCTGGCCCACTCGCTGGCCACCGCCCGCACCCACCTGCGTTGCCGCGCGGTCATTTTCGGCCGCACACTGGAGGATCTGACCGAGGCGCTGACCGCGCTGTCCACCCACCGCGGCTCGCACGCGGTCATCGCGGGCAACGCCGTCGGCGACGGCAGCACCACCTTCCTCTACCCCGGCCAGGGCGCGCAGTGGGCAGGCATGGCCACCGCGCTCAGCGCCGAGTCCGAGACCTTCCGCGCCACCCTGGACGAGTGCGAGAAAGCCTTGCGCCCGCACGTGTCCTGGTCACTCTGGGAGGTGCTGCACGGCGCGCCCGGCGCACCGCCGGTGCACCGCACCGAGGTGGTGCAGGCGGTCAACGTGGCCGTGATGATCGCGCTGACCGCACTGTGGCGCGAGGTCGGCCTGACCCCCGGCGCGATCGCCGGACACTCCCAGGGCGAGGTCGCCGCCGCCTGGGCCGCCGGTGCGCTGACCCTGCCCGAGGCCATGCGGATCGCCGTCGTGCGCGGAAAACTGATGGCCGCACTCGACGATGGACCGGCCGGGATGCTGACCCTGCCCCTGCCGGAGGCCGACGCCCGCGCGCTGATGGCCGACTGGGCGGACCGGCTGTGGATCGCGGTGGTCAACAGCGCCTTCGCGGTCACCGTCTCCGGGGAGGAGCAGGCGGTCGCCGAACTGCTCGCCCGCTGTGAGACCAGGGGTATCCGGGCCCGCCGGGTCCAGGCCGAGGTCGCCTCGCACACCCCGCGGATGGAACCCTTGCGGGACAACCTGATCGCCGAACTCGCCGACCTGGCGCCGCGACCGGCCACCGTGCCACTGGTCTCCGGCCGCACCGGCCAGTGGGTGGGCACGGCCGAACTCGACGCCGAGTACTGGTACCAGGCCATCCGCGAACCCGTCCGCTTCGACCGCTCCACCGACACCCTGCTGGCCGACGGCCACCGGATCTTCGTCGAGGTCAGCGCACACCCGCTGCTGGTGCACCCGGTCAGTGAGACCATTGACGTGGCAGGCATCGCCGCGGTCGCCACCAGCACCCTCAACCGCGAGGACGCCGGCCTGTCCCGGTTCGTCCGCGCCCTCGGCGAGGCATACATCGCCGGTGCCGCCATCGACTGGCAGGCCGTCTTCGCGGGCACCGGCGCACGCCGGATTCCCTTGCCCGGCTACGCCTTCCAGCGCGAACGCTACTGGCTGGACCGCGAGTGGAAGACGCCGAGGATGACCGCCGACGGCCAGGCCCTGCCCGCGGGCGGCGCGACCTCCCCGGCCGCCCGGCTGTGGGCGCTGCCAACGGAGGAACGCGAGACCGAACTCGTCGACATCATCCGCAGCCACGTCGCCGTGGTGCTCAACCACCCCGGCACCGAGGACGTGCCCCTGGAGGACACCTTCCGCGACCAGGGCCTGGAATCGTTGAGCGCCATGCAGTTGCGCAACCGGGTCACCTCCGCCACCGGCATCGAGTTCTCCCTCGGCGACATCCTCAACTACCCCACCGTGCTCGACCTGGCCGAACTCGCGGTGGAGAAACTCGCCGAGATGGCCGAGGAGGACACCCTGTCCACGCCGGTGAGCGTGCCCGGGAACGCGCCCGAGCCGTCGCAGGAGTCCGACAGCCTGGCCGCGGTCTACATCGGCGCGATCGAGAGCGGCAAGCTCAACGCCGCCCTGCGCCTGGCCCGCGCCGTCTCCGAAACCCGGGACACCTTCACCCAGGACGATCCACGGGACCTGGCCGAACTGATCAAGGTCGGCGACGGCGGCGAGGGCCCGCTGATCATCGGCCTCACCCCGCCGATCTTCCCCAACCTCGACCTGCCCTACACCTACCTGCACTCCGCCCTGCGCCCCGCCTCCGAGGTCTGGTCCCTGTGGGCCCCCGGCTTCACCGGCGACAACCCGCTGCCCGCCGACCGCCCGGCCTTGTTCCGCATGCTCGCCAAACCCGTGCTCGCCCAGTTCCCGGACCGCCCGTTCATGCTCGCGGGTTACTCCTCCGGCGGCTACCTCGCGCACGGCCTGCTCGAACACCTGGAGGCCGAGGGCGTCCCGGTGTCCGCGCTGCTGCTGATCGACACCTACCTGCCCGACGCCGAGGTCGCCCAGACGGAGAACCAGAGCGAGTTCATGCAGGAGCAGATCCGCCGCCGCGACCTGATGGCCGCCTCGGTGGGCCGGGACGACCGCACCGCCACCACCACCGGCCAGATCGGCGCCATGGGCGGCTACAACCGCATGTTCGGCGACTGGCACCCGCAGCCGATCAAGGCGCCGATCCTGCACCTGACCGCGTCGGAGGCGGTCGGCGGCATCTCGGCCAACCCGACAGACCGTCAGTTCCCGCTGGATCTGGTACACCGGAAGGAATCCATCCCCGGCGACCACTTCACCATGCTGTCCAGGCACGCGGACGTGGTGTCCGAACGCCTGCACGCCTGGCTGCCGGAGGTGCTGCCCAGCCGGTAGGAGAGGAGTGGCCGTGCCCGACGACGCGGTGCGAACGGCGCTGGGACTGGGAATCCGGGTTGTCGAGGTGGACGGCTCGCGGGATGCTGAAGGCGTCGCGGATGACCTCGCCGGGCACTTCCGGCCTTACCTGCCACCGCGCGAGCACTAGGGGGACAAGTGGAACAACCCGACATGGTCGAGGTGCCCAACCTCGTCGGCCTGACCGTGCCCATCGCCCGCGGCCTCGGCCACGACGCCGGCCTGGTCGTCACCGGCCCGGACCTGGACGGACCGGCACTGGGCGCCCTGACCTGGCCAGGGACCTGGGTTGTCACCGCCCAGAACCCGCCGGGTGGGCGCCGCCTGCGCCGGGCGGACGTGGTGCGGATCGAGTTCGAGAAGTTCCGCGAGCACGGTGGGGCATGACTTTCTCATGGTCAACGGGCAGCTGGGAGTGCGCCGACGTAGCCTGAACCCCATGAGCCCCAACCACTGCGAGCGGCATGACACCTCACGACGCTGGTGCGCGGGCTGTCGCCGGCAGCGGTCGCGGGCGAGTTTGGCCGCGCCGAAGACCTGGACGGTCACGCCGGTCGCCGAGACCAAGGACGACAACGCCACGGCGGCCGCGCTCATCGTCCCCACGACCACCGGCAACACCCCGAACTAGCCCGCGGGTCACCGGAGGTCGCGGGACTGGAGCAGGGCGTGCGCCAGTAGGGCCAGGGCCAGCAGCCAGCCGAGCAGGACGATCAGCGCGGCTGGGGCGGGCCAGGGGTGCTCGCCCAGGCCGAGCAGGGACATCGCCGCGCCCGCCGGGAACAGGCGGATGATCCCAGGCTGGGGCAGCAGCAACGGGGCGAACAGCGAGGCCGCGGCGGCCAGCGGGGCCAGCACGTGGTGGCGCACGATGGATCCGACGAGCAGTCCCCACGCCGCAGGCACCGCCGCCAGCACCAGGCCGGCAGGCAGCACCGAGCACAGGCCGCCGACCAGCCCCGCCGCCGAGCCGGTCCGGGCCACCAGGACCACCGCGCCGGTGCCCAGGGCGGTGACCATGAGCAGCGTGCCGCCGATCGCCGCGGTGCACGCGGCGGCGCCCAGTACCGGTCCGCGTCGTCCGAGCAGCATCGCGCGGGCCACCACGCCGTGCCGGTAGGCCAGGGTGAAGCGCACCGCGCCGTAGAGCGCGGCCAGCACCGCGGTCTGCAGGCACACCAGGGTGACCATGGCGCCTGCCGTCGGCGTGGATTTCCCGGTGAGGCCGGAGATCGCGGTGGTCAGCACCGCGTAGACCAGGAAGCCCAGCAGCGTCGGATCCCGGGGCAGGCGCAGGAGTTCCATCCGCAGGGCGGCCTTCACGCGGGTTCACCGGCGCGGTCGATCAGGTCGAAGTAGCGTTGCTCCAGCTCGTGCCTGCCGCCGTCGGTGAGTTCGGCCAGGCTGCCCGCGAAGAGCAGGCCGCCCTTGATGATCACCACATCGTCGATGGTCTGGGCCACCTCGGCGAGCTGGTGACTGGACAGCAGCACGGTGCCACCGCCGTCGGCGAACTCGCGCAGGAACCGGCGCAGCCAGCGGATGCCGTCCGGATCCAGGCCGTTGGCCGGTTCGTCGAGCACCAGCAGCTCCGGATCGCCGACCAGCGCGGTGGCCAGGCCCAGCCGCTGGGTCATCCCGGCGGAGTACCTGCCGACCCTGCGGTTGGCGGCCGCGCGCAGGCCGACCTCCGCCAGCAGCCGTTCGACCCGCTGCCGGGACGCGCCCGCGGCCGCCGCGCAGATCCGCAGGTGCCCGCGGCCGCTGATCCCCGGCTCGAACCCGACCCCGTCCAGATGCGCGCCCACCCGTCTGGCGGGAGTGGACAGCTCGCCGTAGGGCCTGCCGAACACGGTCGCCGACCCCGCGGTCGGCCGCAGCAGCCCGAGCAGCCCGCGCAACGCGGTGCTCTTGCCCGCGCCGTTGGGCCCCAGCAGACCGAGGATCCGGCCCTGGCCGACGGTGAAACTCAACTCCCGCACGGCCACCACCTCGCGGTAGACCTTGCCGAACCCGCTGAACCGCACAACTGGCGGCATTCGCCCAACTCCTTCGCCTGGGGACCTGATCACGCGCTGGCCTTCGCCGGCGCCGAACCCGACCGCAGCCGGGTCATCCGCCGCAGCAGGG contains:
- a CDS encoding type I polyketide synthase; the encoded protein is MADDPKLLEYFQRVTAELARTRERLRELENAEEDPIAVVGMGCRFGGGVSSPEELWDVLAEGRDVITGFPADRGWTEDQVYHPEPGTPGKSYVREGGFITGSADFDPGFFGISPREALGMDPQQRVLMEVAWQAVADTGIDPASLRGSRTGVFVGLSNSDYTAAVTEVPQELIGQFSIGNAPSVTSGRLSYFFGLEGPSITVDTACSSSLVTMHLAAQALRNGECSLALAGGVTILSSPLLFVEFSQQRALAPDGRCKPFSATADGTSWGEGAGLVVLERLSDARRNGHQVLALLRGSAVNSDGTSSGLTAPNGPAQQRVITAALAAAKLSAADVDVVETHGTGTVLGDPIEAEALQATYGRARGADRPLLLGAVKSNLGHTQAAAGVAGVLKVLLAMRHGVLPKTLNAGAPNPRVDWDGAALALLDEPLPWPETGRPRRAGVSSFGVSGTNAHVILEHAESEPQTVAAATRTLPLLPWIISSKTPESLPVQAGALLAHIERSKPDPLDLAHSLATARTHLRCRAVIFGRTLEDLTEALTALSTHRGSHAVIAGNAVGDGSTTFLYPGQGAQWAGMATALSAESETFRATLDECEKALRPHVSWSLWEVLHGAPGAPPVHRTEVVQAVNVAVMIALTALWREVGLTPGAIAGHSQGEVAAAWAAGALTLPEAMRIAVVRGKLMAALDDGPAGMLTLPLPEADARALMADWADRLWIAVVNSAFAVTVSGEEQAVAELLARCETRGIRARRVQAEVASHTPRMEPLRDNLIAELADLAPRPATVPLVSGRTGQWVGTAELDAEYWYQAIREPVRFDRSTDTLLADGHRIFVEVSAHPLLVHPVSETIDVAGIAAVATSTLNREDAGLSRFVRALGEAYIAGAAIDWQAVFAGTGARRIPLPGYAFQRERYWLDREWKTPRMTADGQALPAGGATSPAARLWALPTEERETELVDIIRSHVAVVLNHPGTEDVPLEDTFRDQGLESLSAMQLRNRVTSATGIEFSLGDILNYPTVLDLAELAVEKLAEMAEEDTLSTPVSVPGNAPEPSQESDSLAAVYIGAIESGKLNAALRLARAVSETRDTFTQDDPRDLAELIKVGDGGEGPLIIGLTPPIFPNLDLPYTYLHSALRPASEVWSLWAPGFTGDNPLPADRPALFRMLAKPVLAQFPDRPFMLAGYSSGGYLAHGLLEHLEAEGVPVSALLLIDTYLPDAEVAQTENQSEFMQEQIRRRDLMAASVGRDDRTATTTGQIGAMGGYNRMFGDWHPQPIKAPILHLTASEAVGGISANPTDRQFPLDLVHRKESIPGDHFTMLSRHADVVSERLHAWLPEVLPSR
- a CDS encoding PASTA domain-containing protein; translated protein: MEQPDMVEVPNLVGLTVPIARGLGHDAGLVVTGPDLDGPALGALTWPGTWVVTAQNPPGGRRLRRADVVRIEFEKFREHGGA
- a CDS encoding ABC transporter ATP-binding protein; the encoded protein is MPPVVRFSGFGKVYREVVAVRELSFTVGQGRILGLLGPNGAGKSTALRGLLGLLRPTAGSATVFGRPYGELSTPARRVGAHLDGVGFEPGISGRGHLRICAAAAGASRQRVERLLAEVGLRAAANRRVGRYSAGMTQRLGLATALVGDPELLVLDEPANGLDPDGIRWLRRFLREFADGGGTVLLSSHQLAEVAQTIDDVVIIKGGLLFAGSLAELTDGGRHELEQRYFDLIDRAGEPA